The genomic region GATACTGAGGAGGAAATAAAAGTTTGGAGGGAAAAAACAGCCACGGAAAATAACGGAATTTCTGCAGCTTATAATTTTTCGACAAGAGGTCAGATGCGAAATTCCTTATCCTTATCGGCAGATGAAGTAGCTGGATTGATTGCAACTGGAACTCCAAAAGTCGTGAGACTCAAAGTAGATGCAGAAGACCATGTGGAGTTTGAAGATTTGATTCGTGAAAAAGTGCGATTCGATAGTAGTCAACTCGATGATAGAGTTTTATTAAAGTCGGACGGCATGCCTACTTATCACCTTGCCAATGTAGTCGATGACCACCTTATGGAAATATCACATGTCATTCGTGGGGAAGAATGGTTAGCATCTACCCCTCATCATATCTTATTATATAAGGCCTTTGGTTGGGAAGAGCCAAAGTTTGCCCATTTACCATTGTTCCTAAAACCAGACGGCAAAGGAAAGTTGAGTAAACGTGATGGTGACCGATTGGGCTTTCCTGTATTTTGTACACGTTTTATCAATCCAGACACTAAGGAAATTACAGAAGGTTTTCGTGAAAAAGGTTTTGAGCGCGATGCCTTTGTCAATTTTATTGCCATGCTAGGATGGAATGATGGAAGCGAAAGAGAACTTTTTGATATGCCAGCTTTGATAGCAAATTTCAGTTTAGATAGAGTCCATAAAGCGGGTGCTAAGTTTAATTATGAAAAAGCAGTATGGTTCAACCAACAATATGTACGTAATCTTTCTAATGAAGCGTTGGTTTCAGCTTGTGAAACAGATATAAAATCACTAAATCCTAATGTAAATAAAGAGTTTGTATCAAAATATGTAGAGCTTTTTCGTGACAGAATAGATTTTAAATATCAACTAGTGAGTGTAGGAAAATATATGTATTCGGCTATTGAAGAGTATGATATTGATACTTTGAAAAAGAAATGGAAGCCCGAGATAGAAGGATTTATATCTTCATATCTAGATTTTCTATCTAAGACAGAAATTCATTCGTCTAGTGTACTTGAGTCTGAGACAAAGTCACTTATAGAAAGTCATCATTTAGGTCTAGGGAATATTTTACCAGTTTTGAGAATATTGCTGACAGGTACCATGAAAGGTCCATCAATATTTGATACCATTCTACTTTTAGGAATAGAAGAGACTAAGAAAAGATTATTGAAATTATCCTATCTTTTGAATAACTGATCAAAGGCTGCGTCCAGTTGATCTCTCGAATTTTTATTGACAGGAGGGGGTGTCGTCGTATTTGATTTTGTGGCAGGAGGGGTAGTTGCTGGCTTTGTAGCAGACTCTGTAGGATTAGCTACTGGAGCTGCACTAGCTATTGCCTTTGGTCTTTGTGTTGTAGGTGCAGGTGAGTTAGCTGGTGGAGTAGATGATATTATGGCATCTCTTTGAATATTTGGAGCCTTTAATTGAACTGGCTCAGAACTCTTTGCCTTTGGGGTATTCGCGGGAGGAGTTGCAGGTGTGGTAGGAGTTACAGGAGCTTTAACCACTGCTGGATCAGAGTTCTTTTTAAGGTGCTCCTTATATCCTATTGGTATATAGTCTGGATATTGAACATTTTTATTTGTTTTTGGAGCTGCTGGCACTGCACTGCTGCCAGTAGAAGTCGGAGTTTCTGAAGCTAAAAATTTACTATCTGTTTTATATCCTTCCTGTCTTTCACCATTTGCATCATATTTAGTCACAAATGCACCTGGAAAGCCTAATTTCTGAATTTTTTGTGAAAACTCTAAAGCTTCCGCCTCATCTTTAAAGCCTTGTACCTCTATCACATTTCTATTGTTCAATTTTTGAATGCCTAGAGTTTTATTAAAACTACCAAAGAATTTTTCAAAATCCTCTCTAAAATAAGCTGCGAGTTGAACCCTAAAAGGTGTATGCTCAGTTTTCCCCTGAACTTTAGTAACAATTGTAGTTGTTTGTTGTGCTGGCTTTGCAGGTGAACCTGCACTTACTACAGTTGATGAAGGATTGGCTGGCGCGCTTTGAGGAGCCATACGGCTAGCTATGGTGGCTTTATTTTTATAGATTTTAATGAGACTATCTTTCTTATCTAGTAGAGATAAGTATTCCTCTGAAACCTTCATCGTATTCTCATTAGCCTTGTCTGCTCTTTCATTGAGTGCTTTGATTTTTTCGTAATACAATTTAGGGTTTTCGATATACTTGTCGAGTAATTTTCGAACTTCTTCTTCATTATAATCCTTGCCTTGTGCATTCATGGGATGCACAGAGAATAATAATACCACTATATTGAAAATGAGTATTGTCGTTTTGAACATAACTTCTTTTTAATTTATTTCAAGAATGTGGTTAGATAATAACACACTGTAATTTTTCTTACTTTGTTCGTTATCTAAACAATGTATTTGTAAATTTATTTTATACCTTTCTGCAAAGATAGCTCAAATATTGTTTTATTCAAATTAGCTTAGACAATAAAATGTAAAAAATAAATAAAAATTAACAAAAATATTATTTATTCCACATTTTTTTAAACTTGTCTTGATTAGTGTTCAATCAATGACTTTTTTATGTAGAATATAGTCTCTAATCGGAATTTTAAATTGCAATTTAAATAATTAGTTAAATTTGTAAAGCTATCCATTTGTTAAATAAAAAAGGTGAACAAAAGCTATATGGCAAAAACAAAAAAGGAGATAAAGGTTCAAGAAGCAACTTTGGATCAAACTCATACCCGATCTAACAGCTATTTTGATAGAATAAAAAGTCATATTGTCCCATTGGGCATTCTTTTTTTTATAGCTATCCTAGCATACTCCAATACCGCTGGACATGAATACGCCTCCGATGATCAAATGGTTATTTATGACAATAAATTTGTTACGGCAGGCACAGATAGCCTTGCACGAATATTAACTAGTGATGCATTTGAAGGTTTTTTTGGTGAGCGAGGCAGTCAACTCATATCAGGTGGTCGTTATCGACCGCTTACCTTTATTACTTTTGCGCTAGAGTGGGAGTTTTTTGGACGCAATCCTACCATCAGTCATATCATCAATATAATTTCTTATGCAATACTATGTATGCTTATTTATATTTTTCTAACTTGGCTTTTTCCTACTAGAAGAGATCAGGCTTTTGAGCAATGGTCAAAACTACTTAATTTACCGTTTATTGCTAGTTTGCTTTATACTTTACATCCTATTCATACAGAAGTAGTTGCTAATATTAAAGGAAGAGATGAGTTGTATGGATTTCTATTTGGTATTATGACATTGATTTATTTCTTTATAATTTTTAGAGGCAGATGGTGGGAATATATTGCAATTTTTTTCTCTTTCCTATTTGCATTATTGAGTAAAGAAAATGCTATCACCTTTTTAGCAGTTATTCCATTGGTAGCTTTTATAAAAAGAATCTCGATTTTTTCAACTCAGTTTATGAAACCATATTCAGTTGTAATTTTACCCACGATTGCTTATCTGGTTTTTCGTGCTATAAGCACAGAAGCTTCATTGAATGCCCATACAGAGGAAATTCTGAATAATCCATTTGTACGAGCAAATGGATCAGAAAAATGGGGAACAATATTGTTTTCTTACAACGAATACTTCAAATTACTAGTTTTCCCGTCGAAGCTTACTCATGATTATTACTTTAATCAAATTCCTTATCGCAAACTATCTGACCCAATTGCGCTAATCTCATTGTTATCCATATTAGCTCTTCTATTTTGGCTAGCGAATAATTACAAGAAAAGAAATGAATTGGTATTCGCGATATTGTTTTTTATAATTACTTTCTCAATTGTATCAAATGCTCTATTTACAGTAGGCATTATTATGAATGAACGATTTATATTCGTACCTTCACTTGGGTTTTCCATAATCTGTGCTTGGGTCTTTTTAAAAATGGTTAAGCAGAGGGCTTTACTGTTAATTGTTTTAGTTGTAACTCTTGGGTTATACTTTATCAAGACCTATTCTAGAAATTTCGCTTGGAAGAATAATTATACGTTGTTTAGTACAGATTATTATAATAGCAATAATAGTGCAAAAGTAGCAACAGCCTTCGGCGGGACACTCCTAGAGAAATCGAATGATTATATTAAATCAGATAGCGTTAAAGCAAAAATCTTTATTGATTCGAGCATTAAGGTGCTAGAGCATTCTATTAGAATTTATCCCGAGAATAGTCAAGCATGGTTATTATATGGAAATGCGTTGTATGCCAAAACAAGAGATGCGCTTCAGGCAATACCAATTTACAGGACCTGTCTTGGATTAAGACAGAACTACTTCGATGCCTTATATAATATAGGTATACTGCATCTCAATATGAAGCAAGAAGACTCTGCAGAAGTATACCTAAGAGCAGCATTGAATGCGAGTCCTACTCATAAAGAAGTTCGAGAAACTCTTGGTAAGATATATGCTAAATCTGGTCGAACACAAGAAGCACTATCCCTCACTAGTGGCAATGTTAGTAGTCTTGGTGAGTTAGCTTTAGAGGCGAAAGAAGGGGGCAATTACCAAGAGGCAGTATCATTAGCACAGCAGGCGCTTGCTCAAAATCCAAGTGATGCAAATGCTAATTTTGTTATGGGAATTTGCTATGGGCGATTCATGAATAGGCTCCCAGAAGCAATACCATATTTGGAAAAGGCAGTAAAACTAAGCCCTGAAAATGGATATTGGTTAGAAGATTTAGCTGTAGCATACGGAATGACCGGTCAAACACAAAAAACAATCCCAATATTAGAGCAAGTAATCCAACTACGACCGAATGATCCTGCAGGTTATCAAAACCTAGCAACTTCTTACAATCTGCTTGGGGACAAGAAGAAGGCAAGTTATTATTTGGAGTTAGCGCGACAGAAAAGCCAACCTTAAAAACTAGAGGTAATCTGCATTCTCAGACCACTGAATGCAGGTTCAAAACGGCATACTCCACCAGTACATATAATACCTGCCAGCTGTCTGGAATAGGACAAGGTAAATCTCGTAGCTCCTTTAGTGTATGAGGTGAAAATAGAATAAAAATGGTGTGGTTGTTGGTATTCTTTGACTACTTCATAGTTTTTATTTGGAGAAAAATTATAAAGGTCTGATACGGAGATTGACCAGTTCGGAGCGGCATTGTATTCAATAAGTGCAAATAAAGATTGCCCTAACTCTTTAGCAGCATGCTGATATTGAAATTCGAAACGAAGAGAATGCTTTCTATTGATTCTATAAGTCGGCTCTAGAAAAAAAGTATAGGATTGTATATCCGTAGGTTCATTACCTGCTAGATATTTTTGTTGATTATAAAAAACGTACTGAAACCCTCCATGTAAATCCATTTTACCATTTAGAAATTTCTTTCGCTCGATATCTAAGTAGAACTCTTTGTAATATGGCGTTTTAAATACTAAAGCAGAATCAATTACACTGATATTCAAATTTATATGTGTTTTCTTTGATGGTGAATATGTTATATCTAACGATGAAGCTACTTCACTAATTTCTATCGGTGCTATTTGGAATCTAGCCGGTAATCTCAGTGAATTTTGCCTATTGATGGGTGCTAAAAAAGATAATCTTCGATTATTGTTCAGGTTAAAATCTGCAACTGCGCCCTGGGCTGTCGATTGAAATTGAAAATTATTGACTATTCTATTTTGGAATGTTAATCCTAAGCCTTTTTGACTATAAGAGAGCGAGTTCATTATGGAATAACCATCTCTATATTGATAGGTATTTATAAATTGATTGAATACAGCGTCTTTGGTCTTATATGCCAAATCGGTTCCCCACGTAATTTTACCTATTTGAAGAGTATGATAATAGTTGAAAACATACGTATTATATGGTGCTTGAAAATAATCAGCGGCTCTTGTCCGATTCGTATCTCTTAATTGATAGGTAGATATTGTATTATTGATTATCTCTCTATCTTTTTCTATAAGGGTTCTGGATACAACTGCTGCACCAAAGTTAAGATTGGTTTTTCTATTTTTCCCTAACTCAATATTTCCTTCAAAATTTAAACCTTTCACAAAGGAACCAAAATAATCCATGCGGTACTTTTGAGTTCCAGCTATACCTCTTAGCATGAATTTATCGTTGAAATAATACTTAGCCCTAATACCAAATATAGCATTATCTATACCTAAGTTTCGTTCTTCAAATGTTCGAAGAGCCACACCGCTTCCATATTGCTCATAAATAAACCCACCAGTTAGCTCTAGATTTTCAATTTTCTTTTTGAGATACCAGTTACCAATACCATAAAATGACAATGGTATGGGTGGAGTTTGAAGAATAGAATTATAGTTTCCATCAAAGCGAATACCTCCTTCAAAACCTTTATTAATATCGCTATAAATCATTTGAAACCAAGCATTTGCAGAGTTTTTGTTTACTTCATAATTTGGTCCCACAGCAGCTATGGCACTATCTCTAACATACATATCTACATTTAAGCGAAAATTCCCTGTGAGGGTAGCTTGTGAATATAAAAAATTGTTAAACAACACGAGCACAGTAAACCAAAGCGACTTTTCCATTATCTTATTATTGAATTTTGTGGCAAAGTTAAATTTAATCAGAAAATTAAGCGGATTAAATTAAATTTGTAAAACATAAAAACAAAAAATGAAAAAAATTTTAGTTGTTCTACTTGTATCTAGTTTTATATTTCATTCTAAAGTGAGAGCCGGTGGTGGTGAAGGGAAGGATTTGCCTACAGCCATGGTAGAAGATTTAAACGGACAAAAGCTAGATTTTAAATCTATACTTAAACCTGGCAAGTTCTATGTAATATCCTTTTGGGCTACATGGTGTGTGCCATGTAAAAAAGAATTGGGCAATATGGTCGATTTGGCACCTAAGTGGAAGGAAAAACTCAACACAGAAATAATAGCTGTTTCTACAGATGATAGCCGAGCAAAATCTAAGGTTAAAACCTATGTCACGGGTGAAGACTGGCCTTTTACTGTGTTATTAGATATGAACCAGGATTTGATGCGCTCACTCGGAATTCAACAAATTCCATTTACTCTTATTGTTAATGGGGATGGAAAAATCGTTTATACCCACAATTCCTATGTAGAGGGAGATGAATTTGAGATTGAGAACAAGTTAAATAACATGGTAAACAAGTAGATCAATTCTTATCTCTTTATTTTTAAGTTCATTATTATGATTCAATTACGAATAGTGCTAATGGTTGTTGCCATCTTATTCATTAACAGTGCAGATGCCCAGTCCCGGAAAAAATCGAAAAAGACAACTAGATCGAAATCTACAACCATCAACACCGGAAGTCCAGCAACTAATGATGGTACAGCTACAGTAAACTCTGGTTCAAGTTCACCTATAGATAACGTAGTAGGGGCAATTGGAGGTTTGATTGGTGCATCTGGTTCTGGCTCAATGTCAAATGATTTAGCAGCTAATGGATTGAAGGAGGCCTTGAATGTAGGAACTGAATTAGCAGCAAATAATTTAGGAAGAGTGGACGGATTTTTAGCCAATGCCGCTGTGAAGATATTGTTTCCACCCGAAGCAAGAAAGGTCGAATCTACACTTCGTTCTTTAGGAATGAATTCAGTTTGCGATCAAGTCATAACTTCTGTCAATCGAGCTGCAGAAGCCGCTGTGGTAGAGGCTAAGCCAATTTTCGTAGAGGCTATTAAACAAATGACAATAACTGATGCTATTAATATATTGACTGGTGAGAAAGACGCAGCAACTCAGTACCTTATGAGAACAAGCGGACAGGCTTTAATGGCGAAGTTTGAACCAATCATTCAATCCAATCTGCAAAAAACAAATGCCACAAAATATTGGTCTGATGCCGTGAACGCATATAATGCAGTTCCATTTGTACAAAAGCTTAATCCGAATTTGTCTCAGTATGTCACGCAAAAAGCTTCTGACGGGATTTTCTTAATGGTAGCACAAGAGGAGGCTAAAATTAGAGAAAATCCTACGCAACGCATTGGCACTTTACTGCAGGATGTTTTTGGATGGGCAGATAAGAATAGAAATTAGTTTCAAGTTGTCAGTTGCTAGTAAAAAATTTAAAAGCCTAAAGCGAAAAGATTCATTTGATGCTCTCTATTTCGCCGACAAGATGCTAAGAAAACAAATTCAAATTAATCATTTTTTATTCAATCGGGGACTATCGGGATTAATTGGAAAATTTTCAAATTACACTCATCATATCTTCCATCCTAGCCCAACTAGAAAATTAAACCTAGCTTGTGGGAAGAAAAAGTTATAATCACGACCTCTAGTTATATGCCCTGAACTGCTTACTGTGTTTCCGCTATGATAGGTATAGCCTCTCGAGATATAATCTGTATTAAATATATTGTTGAGTAAGAGATTGAAGCTCCATTCCCCAATTTTTCGATTTGATTTTAGTATATGGGAAATAGAAACATTGGAGACATTGTATAGTGGTATGGATTTTTCAGTTGTTGAGGTATTGTCTAGAAATTGCTGACTTACCGTTTTATTCATAAATCGAATATCTGTACCTTTCCATGGAGTCCATTGAAGTTCGGCATAGGAAATCCAAGCAGGCGAAAATGCAATATTAGTAGAACTATAAAAGATTTTTTCTGTCTCCGTGTTATTGATACTGTAGTCTACTTCATTATAAGCGATTGTATAATTCGTATAATCTAGAATTTTATTGAGTGCTAGATATTGATTCGTATAGAAATTTAAATTTTTAGCTAGGCGATAACTAAATTCTAGCTCAGCACCTGTTCGGTAACTCTTAGCTACATTTTCTCGAATAGGAGCACCCGTGGTATTGATGTTTCCAGTAGGTACGAGTTGGTCTATAAAATACATTACGAATACATTGGCCTTGAATAAACTTGTCTTCATTTTTCGCTCGAAGCCTAACTCTAGATTATAAACCATTTCAGGTCTGGGTTGACTGAGCATATCTTCGTCTAGAAAATCACTTCTTACGGGTTCTCTATGACTCAATCCTGCGAAAATAAATAGTTTATTTTTTGGATTAATTTCATGGGTCCAGCCAATTTTTGGATTGAAAAATAAAAAGTTTTTATCAAAGGAAATAAAGGATTGATTTCTCAGACTACCTACCGTAGAATAATTTACCTGGCGCAGTTGTAGGTCAGCTATGAAATGAGACTTTTTCCAATGATACGTAAATTTATTAAATGCAGTCAAGTCTGTTTTCCTTGCTTCGTTATTATAAAATCTATCAATGGCATTACCATGAACGGTATTGAAAAATATAGGAACACGTCCGAAATGATCTCCTTGATAACTCGAAAATGAAATGGCAGATATATTATTGAATTTTTCTTTTTCTATTTGATGTGAAGCATTGACACCTAGGAGATAATTGTCTAACCATAACTGTCGAACCAAATCACCGTTTCCAGATAAACCGGAGCCAAAGTTGGAATAATCTTGATCTACTTTATAATCTTCATAGTAGCCAAGTCCTCTGGTAAAAAATCCAGTTAAAGAGGATTGATGACCATTTTTCCAGAGAAAGTTTTGTATCCATTGCACGTGCGTTTGATGGTAATTGTCGATTTGGTTTGAATAGGGATCTCCTGCTTTAGATTCATAGTCTGTACCCGCTATATTTTTTGTTCTTTCACCATTGTTATATTCCTCTTGACTTAGTCCAAACCATGACTGATAAGTTTTCTCACGGCCGTGAGAGGCGATGATGTGCGAAGTATATTTGTCGCCATACTTTGATACATCGAGATAAAAAGATCCTAACCTCGACCATGCTCTATCAATATAACCATCGCTCTGTATGTGTGATCCACGTGCGGTGATTTGCCAACCATCCGACATCACTCCTGTTGAAGCTTGAATCATATTTCGAAAGGTATTGAAGCTACCTAAGCTCGTTTGAAATTGAATGAATGGTTTGAGGTGTTTCTTTGTCGTCTTTATAGAAATAGAACCACCGAGACCTGTACCTCCCATGGTCGAAAAACCTATCCCTCGCTGTACCTGAATATCATCAGCACTGCTAAAAAGATCAGGAATATTGACCCAATACACCTCTTGTGACTCGGCATCATTATATGGTACACCATTGATATTGACTTGAATACGCTGTGCATCCATACCTCTTATATATAAATAGGAATAACCAATGCCATTACCTGCATCTGTTGACAACTGTAACGATGGCAGTTGTTGGATTAGGGTAGGAATATCCTGACCCAAATTTAAGTGCTGGAGTTCAGAGGTTTTTATTGTGTTGGATGACGTCGTTGATTTTGTATTCGTTCGTATGGCCTTGATATAGACTTCTCCCAGTGTTTTGGTGCTATCATTTTGTGCATAATTAGATAATGCCAAATGAATGAAGAAAAGAGTTCCTAATGTGCGTTTACAATTATTCATTACTAATTATTAATTTTTAATTCTTAATTAAATATGCAAACTAAGGGGAGAATTGAAACGAAAGAGGTTATTTAAACTCGACTTCATTTCGGCTTCCTTTCCTACGCCAGTATTATCTGGATCAGGTTATTAGGGTATTATCTCAGTCTCGTCATTGACAAGACACCCCTAGCAAGCTAGTGCTGCAAATATAAGGATTAAATTAATTCATTATGGGAGAAATTATCTTATTAATGTGACATCACCTGTTTTAAAAGCTTTTTTACCGTTTAGGTAGGTGATTTCAGCATAGTAAATATAAACCGCCATAGGAGCAGGTTGACCATGATACTTTCCATTCCAGCCGATTCTATGTGCTTCATTACTCTCGAATACTTTCTCTCCCCACCTATTAAATATGACGAGTTTAGCCGAAAAAACATTATTTGAGTATATACGAACTTGATTGTTGTTAGGGTCTTGTGAGGCAGGAGTAAAAGCATTTGGAATATAAAAAATTTCATCCTTGTATTTAATATGAACTTTATCTCGCGCTATGCAATTTTCATTATATACAGCTTCTAAGGTATAGTTTTCCGAAACGTAAGAATTTACAATTGGGTTAGGACAATCCGAACAACTCAATCCATTTGTTGGACTCCATTTAATACTTTCAATTCTATTTGAATCACCTTTGATAATCTTGAATTTGAGTAAAATAGTTTCATTTAATTTGACAACTGTATCATCTGGTATAACATCAATATCCATGATTTCAACTCCTTCTATTGCGACTAGTTTACTCGCCTGACAATGGTTTTTGTCTTTAACTTTTACGGTGTATTCCCCTGCTTTATAAACTTGTTGTTTTTGAAGTCTTTTGTAATTGAAGCCAGAATCTGCACTGTATAAATAGTTGGGAGTTCCTCCACTACATCTTATATCTAAAGTTGCATAGTTTCCACAATTCAATTTTGTTCTATAAACCGTATCAATTGTTAATAGAGGGGGGTCTTTTAGTTGAAAATAAAAAGTATCCTTGCAAGCATTTTTATCAGTGATGATAAGCCAATATTTTCCTTCCTTGAGATAACTTATTTTGTTGGCACTGGCTCCATTGGACCATAGATAATTATAAGGTAAAACCCCTCCATCTGCTACAATTAATATTTGGGCAAGACTATCTTTAAAACACGGGTTAGAAATGGTATCAATTTTTAATAAGCTTAATATTTTTGGTTCAAATATGAAAATAGTTTTGGAATTCGAACATTGATTTGTGTCAGTGACGGTGATGGTGTAGTTGCCACCTCTGAGTTTTGTAATGTAATTATTGTAATTATTATTTAGATTCCATATGTATTTATATGGCATCGTTCCGCCTGTTGGATTTATTTCGATTTCACCTGTAGAATCGTTAAAACATAGTAGATCTCGTGATTTGGTGGTTTGAATAGTAATTGGATCTGGTTGACTTAAACTAAAAGTATCACTATAAATGCATCCTTTCGAATCCCTAGTGTAGTAAGATGCAATCTTAGCAGCTTTTAAGTTTGTAATTATATTGGCATTTTGATAAATAATATTGTTTATGGAATACATATAAGGTAAATATCCATTATTCGCATTTATCGCAAGTATACCACTGCTGTCATTAAAGCATTTAAGGTTTTGGGTAGTTTTTGTCGCTATCAAAGTACTATTAAGAATCGCGATATTGACAGAGTCCTTGTTGAGACAACCTGTAGCCGAGTTAATGACTGTTAGTATAAATTTTTGGGTAGAATTAACCTTACACCAAGGCATAGCTGAAGCAGGATTATCTAGTCCATTTATTGGTAGCCAAGAATATACAATACCCGCCTGAGATGCTGTACCAAGGCGAACAGAATCTCCCGAACAATTCACTCTGGTTTTATCTAATCCTGCATCTACTATTGGCAGAGGGTGAACAGTAAGATTTAAGACAACAAAACTATCGCAGCCTCTTTTGCTTTTCAGGGTATCGTAGTACACTCCTGTTGCATTTATATTTTCACCTTTAAACGTATAGGTTTTACCTTGACAGATGTTTATAGTTAAATTTCTTACTATCTCAGGAACTACAACCAGATGTAAATAGACAAAACTATCGCAATTGCTCTGGTTCAACAAGGTATCTATATAAAGACCGCTACTTGTTCGGAAAGAACCATTAAAAAACACAGGAGCGTTTTGGCATGTAGTGTCATAAAGTTGAATTGAACTCGTATCTAGAAAAGTCAAATTGAGATAGTCAAAACTATCACAACCATAGCGATTTTTTAAAGTATCTCGATAGAACCCTGTACTGGTGATATTTTGATTGTTATAACTAACTATACTACCTTTACATTGAATCAATATTCGCGTAGATGAGCTTGAATCATTTACTGTTAAGTGCAGGTATAGATAGTGGTCGCAACCAAATGAATTTTGTAAAGTATCCTTGTATATTCCTGTTTTCCTTAATATTTTATCATTAAATAAGATAGAATCATTGTAACAAATTGTAATAAAGCTGTCTTTTCTGGTGGTATCAGCAACAAATAAATGCAGATAAATTAAGCTATCACATCCTTTAACAGAATAAAGGGTATCTTTATATATACCATTCGCTATTCTATTTGCCCCATTGAAAAATTTTGATTTCGACCTGCAAATTGTGTCATATAGTCTGGTAACGAATGAGTCGACGACTTTTAAATTTAAATATATAATACTATCACAGTTGTATTGCGTTTTTAGGGTGTCTGAGTAGAGTTTTTCTAATTTCCTCCAGCTGCCTCTCCACAAGGTAGAATCTCCAGTGCAAATATCCAAAGCATTTTTATAATAATAATTTCCCTTAAAAACATGGGTGTCACGAATATTTAAATTTAAATCACAAAAGTATTTGGTTGAAACTAGTCTTGTTATTTGTATTATTGTATTTGTGTTAGGATTTTTAATTGTTAGTATTGAGGAATCACCTATTCCAATAATTATACTGTCTACACTTCCATTATTTATTCTATAAAATATTTTATTTCCTTCTCTATTCTTTATGACAAATTGTATCGAAGTATCTCGACATATCATTGGTTTTTTAGATATTCTAGGTGTATCACATAAAGTACCACAAATGCTAATTACAGGGGGTGTTATGAAATCTACACTTGATAGCATGTTATCATTAGAAGAGCCATTTCCGACAGAACCATTTA from Chitinophagales bacterium harbors:
- a CDS encoding DUF4197 domain-containing protein, whose amino-acid sequence is MIQLRIVLMVVAILFINSADAQSRKKSKKTTRSKSTTINTGSPATNDGTATVNSGSSSPIDNVVGAIGGLIGASGSGSMSNDLAANGLKEALNVGTELAANNLGRVDGFLANAAVKILFPPEARKVESTLRSLGMNSVCDQVITSVNRAAEAAVVEAKPIFVEAIKQMTITDAINILTGEKDAATQYLMRTSGQALMAKFEPIIQSNLQKTNATKYWSDAVNAYNAVPFVQKLNPNLSQYVTQKASDGIFLMVAQEEAKIRENPTQRIGTLLQDVFGWADKNRN
- a CDS encoding glutamate--tRNA ligase, with amino-acid sequence MTRVRTRFAPSPTGPLHIGGVRTALYSYLFAKKHGGDFLLRIEDTDTARTVPGSEDVINESLNWCGIIPDEGITQGGPHAPYRQSERKPMYLQYAEQLVNSGKAYYAFDTEEEIKVWREKTATENNGISAAYNFSTRGQMRNSLSLSADEVAGLIATGTPKVVRLKVDAEDHVEFEDLIREKVRFDSSQLDDRVLLKSDGMPTYHLANVVDDHLMEISHVIRGEEWLASTPHHILLYKAFGWEEPKFAHLPLFLKPDGKGKLSKRDGDRLGFPVFCTRFINPDTKEITEGFREKGFERDAFVNFIAMLGWNDGSERELFDMPALIANFSLDRVHKAGAKFNYEKAVWFNQQYVRNLSNEALVSACETDIKSLNPNVNKEFVSKYVELFRDRIDFKYQLVSVGKYMYSAIEEYDIDTLKKKWKPEIEGFISSYLDFLSKTEIHSSSVLESETKSLIESHHLGLGNILPVLRILLTGTMKGPSIFDTILLLGIEETKKRLLKLSYLLNN
- a CDS encoding TlpA family protein disulfide reductase, with the protein product MKKILVVLLVSSFIFHSKVRAGGGEGKDLPTAMVEDLNGQKLDFKSILKPGKFYVISFWATWCVPCKKELGNMVDLAPKWKEKLNTEIIAVSTDDSRAKSKVKTYVTGEDWPFTVLLDMNQDLMRSLGIQQIPFTLIVNGDGKIVYTHNSYVEGDEFEIENKLNNMVNK
- a CDS encoding tetratricopeptide repeat protein, coding for MAKTKKEIKVQEATLDQTHTRSNSYFDRIKSHIVPLGILFFIAILAYSNTAGHEYASDDQMVIYDNKFVTAGTDSLARILTSDAFEGFFGERGSQLISGGRYRPLTFITFALEWEFFGRNPTISHIINIISYAILCMLIYIFLTWLFPTRRDQAFEQWSKLLNLPFIASLLYTLHPIHTEVVANIKGRDELYGFLFGIMTLIYFFIIFRGRWWEYIAIFFSFLFALLSKENAITFLAVIPLVAFIKRISIFSTQFMKPYSVVILPTIAYLVFRAISTEASLNAHTEEILNNPFVRANGSEKWGTILFSYNEYFKLLVFPSKLTHDYYFNQIPYRKLSDPIALISLLSILALLFWLANNYKKRNELVFAILFFIITFSIVSNALFTVGIIMNERFIFVPSLGFSIICAWVFLKMVKQRALLLIVLVVTLGLYFIKTYSRNFAWKNNYTLFSTDYYNSNNSAKVATAFGGTLLEKSNDYIKSDSVKAKIFIDSSIKVLEHSIRIYPENSQAWLLYGNALYAKTRDALQAIPIYRTCLGLRQNYFDALYNIGILHLNMKQEDSAEVYLRAALNASPTHKEVRETLGKIYAKSGRTQEALSLTSGNVSSLGELALEAKEGGNYQEAVSLAQQALAQNPSDANANFVMGICYGRFMNRLPEAIPYLEKAVKLSPENGYWLEDLAVAYGMTGQTQKTIPILEQVIQLRPNDPAGYQNLATSYNLLGDKKKASYYLELARQKSQP